In one window of Quercus lobata isolate SW786 unplaced genomic scaffold, ValleyOak3.0 Primary Assembly Scq3eQI_186, whole genome shotgun sequence DNA:
- the LOC115973399 gene encoding putative calcium-transporting ATPase 13, plasma membrane-type, with protein MDRIESLLGAQHSLSTPNKRWHSAFVSIYCSRALLSFFTDSLLQKNLKVSPSPSFVILDLNPDIGFKVDQPTLTNLVKDKKIERLQNIGGIDALAFTLQTNVECGIHGSDEDIARRHEAFGSNTYKRPPTKSFFHFLVEAFKDLTILILLGCAVLSLVFGIKENGIKEGWYDGGSIFVAIFLVIAVSTISNFKQNRQFDKLSKVSNNIQIDVVRAGRRQHISIFEIVVGDIICLKIGDQVPADGLFLDGYSLQVDESSMTGESEHVEVNCSHPYLFSGTKVVDGYAQMLVTSVGMNTTWGEMMSSISRDTNEQTPLQVRLNKLTSSIGKVGLAVAFLVLVVLLVRYFTGNTKDENGNKEFNGSSTKVNDILNAVVGIVAAAVTIVVVAIPEGLPLAVTLTLAYSMKRMMADQAMVRKLSACETMGSATTICTDKTGTLTLNKMKVTKFWLGKESFVPATFSSINPYILKLVQEGVALNTTGSVYRPTLGSEIDFSGSPTEQAILSWAVLELNMEMEQLKQSCKILYVEAFNSQKKQSGVITRRKIDNTIHVHWKGAAEMILKMCSSYYDASGIRKDLDDGEKMKFEQIIQGMAASSLRCIAFAHKQISEEDQEHDMEQKKIEEDGLTLLGLVGIKDPCRPGVKKAVENCQNAGVNIKMITGDNVFTAKAIAVECGILRIGQDMSGAVVEGIEFRNYTQKERMEKVDKICVMARSSPFDKLLMVECLKQNGHVVAVTGDGTNDAPALKEADVGLSMGIQGTEVAKESSDVVILDDNFASVATVLRWGRCVYNNIQKFIQFQLTVNVAALVINFVAAVSAGEVPLTAVQLLWVNLIMDTLGALALATEKPTEELMTKPPVGRTEPLITNIMWRNLLAQALYQIVVLLTLQFKGESIFGVTEKVNDTLIFNTFVLCQVFNEFNARKLEKKNVFKGIHRNKLFLGIIAITIVLQVVMVEFLKKFAGTERLNWGQWGECIGFGIVSWPIGWIVKWIPVPKRPFLSYLNMKKMQGLPTPFLFILKTSPRLIGV; from the coding sequence ATGGACCGCATTGAGTCTTTACTTGGTGCACAACACTCCCTTAGCACACCCAATAAAAGATGGCACTCCGCTTTTGTTTCCATATATTGTTCTAGAGCCCTTCTATCCTTTTTCACAGATTCTCTACTCCAGAAAAATCTCAAGGTTTCACCTTCTCCATCTTTCGTCATTTTGGATCTCAATCCAGACATTGGGTTCAAAGTTGATCAACCAACACTCACTAACCttgtaaaagataaaaagattGAAAGACTCCAAAACATTGGAGGGATTGATGCACTGGCATTCACTCTCCAAACCAACGTTGAATGTGGGATTCATGGCAGTGATGAAGACATTGCTCGCCGACACGAGGCTTTTGGCTCAAACACATATAAAAGACCACCTACAAAGAGCTTCTTCCATTTTTTAGTGGAAGCCTTCAAGGATCTTACCATTCTCATCCTTCTAGGCTGTGCTGTACTCTCTCTGGTATTTGGCATTAAAGAGAATGGAATAAAAGAAGGATGGTATGACGGTGGAAGCATATTTGTTGCTATATTTCTTGTCATTGCTGTTTCTACCATTAGTAACTTCAAGCAAAACAGACAATTTGACAAGTTATCCAAAGTCAGCAACAATATCCAAATTGATGTTGTGAGAGCTGGGCGGCGTCAACATATTTCAATATTTGAAATTGTAGTTGGAGATATCATCTGCTTAAAGATTGGAGATCAAGTCCCAGCTGATGGGCTATTCTTAGATGGGTATTCATTGCAAGTGGACGAATCCAGCATGACAGGGGAAAGTGAACATGTAGAAGTAAATTGCAGTCATCCATATTTGTTTTCTGGCACTAAGGTGGTTGATGGCTATGCTCAAATGCTTGTCACTTCGGTTGGGATGAACACAACATGGGGCGAGATGATGAGCTCAATCAGTCGTGATACCAATGAACAGACACCTTTACAAGTTCGGCTCAACAAGCTAACTTCATCAATAGGTAAGGTTGGTTTGGCAGTTGCTTTCCTAGTTCTTGTAGTCTTGTTGGTTAGATATTTCACAGGGAATACTAAAGATGAGAATGGAAATAAAGAGTTCAATGGCAGCAGCACCAAGGTTAATGATATACTAAATGCTGTGGTGGGGATTGTAGCTGCTGCAGTTACTATAGTCGTGGTTGCAATTCCAGAAGGTTTGCCTCTGGCTGTGACGCTTACACTTGCTTATTCCATGAAAAGAATGATGGCTGATCAGGCTATGGTGCGAAAGCTCTCTGCTTGTGAGACCATGGGCTCAGCCACCACCATTTGTACTGACAAAACAGGCACCCTCACGCTGAATAAAATGAAGGTGACTAAGTTTTGGCTAGGGAAAGAATCTTTTGTACCGGCTACTTTCTCATCAATTAATCCATATATTCTCAAACTGGTCCAAGAAGGAGTTGCTCTAAACACAACCGGTAGTGTTTACAGACCTACTTTAGGATCTGAAATTGATTTCTCAGGTAGTCCCACTGAACAAGCAATTCTTTCATGGGCTGTTCTGGAGCTAAACATGGAAATGGAACAATTGAAGCAAAGCTGTAAGATTCTTTACGTTGAAGCATTCAATTCTCAGAAGAAACAAAGCGGAGTCATAACAAGGAGAAAGATAGACAACACAATCCACGTACACTGGAAAGGAGCCGcagagatgattttgaaaatgtgttcaaGTTACTATGATGCTTCTGGAATTAGGAAAGATCTAGATGATGGTGAAAAGATGAAATTTGAGCAAATAATTCAAGGTATGGCAGCTAGTAGCCTCCGGTGCATTGCTTTTGCACATAAGCAAATTTCAGAAGAAGATCAAGAACATGATATGGAGcaaaaaaagatagaagaagATGGTCTGACCCTATTAGGATTGGTGGGTATAAAGGACCCATGTCGTCCAGGGGTAAAGAAAGCTGTGGAAAATTGCCAAAATGCAGGTGTGAACATCAAAATGATCACTGGAGACAATGTTTTCACAGCAAAAGCTATTGCTGTTGAATGTGGAATACTGAGGATTGGTCAAGACATGAGTGGAGCAGTGGTAGAAGGCATTGAATTCAGAAACTACACACAAAAGGAGAGAATGGAGaaagttgataaaatttgtgTGATGGCAAGGTCTTCTCCCTTCGACAAGCTACTGATGGTAGAATGTTTGAAACAAAATGGTCATGTTGTTGCAGTCACTGGAGATGGCACAAATGATGCACCAGCATTGAAAGAAGCTGACGTAGGACTTTCAATGGGAATTCAGGGCACCGAAGTGGCAAAGGAGAGCTCAGATGTTGTCATTTTGGATGACAACTTTGCCTCCGTTGCTACAGTTTTAAGGTGGGGAAGATGTGTGTACAACAACATCCAAAAGTTCATTCAGTTCCAACTCACCGTGAATGTTGCTGCTCTTGTGATCAACTTTGTGGCAGCTGTCTCAGCTGGTGAAGTCCCATTAACAGCAGTTCAGTTATTATGGGTGAACTTAATTATGGACACATTGGGTGCTCTAGCTCTTGCAACGGAGAAGCCTACCGAGGAGTTGATGACGAAGCCACCAGTAGGTCGAACTGAACCACTTATTACCAACATAATGTGGAGAAACCTCTTAGCCCAAGCTTTGTATCAGATTGTCGTCCTTTTGACCTTGCAATTCAAAGGTGAATCAATCTTTGGTGTGACTGAGAAGGTAAATGACACATTGATCTTCAATACTTTCGTCCTTTGTCAAGTGTTCAATGAATTCAATGCAAGAAAGCTTGAGAAGAAGAATGTGTTTAAAGGGATACATAGGAATAAGTTGTTTTTGGGGATCATAGCCATTACCATAGTCCTTCAAGTGGTTATGGTAGAATTTTTGAAGAAGTTTGCAGGTACAGAAAGGTTGAATTGGGGGCAATGGGGTGAGTGCATTGGATTTGGAATAGTATCTTGGCCAATTGGTTGGATTGTGAAGTGGATACCTGTTCCAAAAAGACCATTTTTGAGCTACctaaacatgaaaaagatgcAAGGACTTCCAACCccatttttgttcatattgaaGACAAGCCCAAGGTTGATTGGTGTCTGA
- the LOC115973400 gene encoding uncharacterized protein LOC115973400: MGRKRRLQFVESGESSSHVGSNEVPSRQQAPSADDDRRQSQGSDDETLAPDTEDIPITVPTAGAVVVPNKRGPNRFDDIWNMPPGKKLFLEINGAGQPVGENAGPFAKWLGTMARKPDMCPINYRSWHSMPLQYKNRCWEAIQARWVIPTARIPLAKQRKWSLSRIGKLWRGHKTELKEKHYNLNTTKEDLLQLSLPEVDDTQFHGLVEYWFSKDFKELSEDNKARRGKQTELHTLGSRSMAQTADIIAKKKGKQLERSEMYEVAYSHRDGVAVNATAEANIVNF; the protein is encoded by the exons ATGGGGAGGAAGCGGCGACTTCAGTTCGTTGAGTCTGGTGAGAGCTCCTCACATGTGGGGTCGAATGAAGTACCATCACGCCAACAAGCTCCTTCAGCTGATGATGATAGACGACAGTCCCAGGGGAGTGATGACGAGACACTAGCACCAG ATACTGAGGACATACCCATAACCGTACCCACAGCTGGAGCGGTTGTTGTGCCCAACAAACGTGGGCCTAACCGATTTGATGATATATGGAATATGCCACCGGGCAAAAAATTATTCTTGGAAATAAATGGGGCGGGCCAGCCAGTCGGGGAGAATGCTGGACCTTTTGCAAAGTGGCTGGGAACAATGGCAAGAAAGCCTGATATGTGCCCAATCAATTATCGCTCATGGCATTCCATGCCACTACAATACAAGAATCGGTGTTGGGAAGCCATTCAG GCACGATGGGTAATTCCTACAGCCCGCATCCCACTTGCCAAGCAAAGGAAATGGTCACTCTCACGGATTGGGAAGTTGTGGAGGGGCCACAAAACAGAGTTGAAGGAAAAGCACTACAACCTGAACACAACTAAGGAAGATTTACTTCAGCTATCACTGCCGGAGGTTGATGACACTCAATTTCATGGCCTGGTGGAGTATTGGTTCTCTAAAGATTTTAAG GAGCTGTCGGAAGATAACAAAGCGCGGCGTGGCAAGCAGACGGAGTTGCACACGCTCGGATCCAGAAGCATGGCCCAGACGGCGGATATCATT GCAAAAAAGAAAGGCAAGCAACTAGAGAGAAGTGAGATGTACGAAGTGGCGTATTCTCACCGCGATGGTGTTGCTGTGAATGCCACTGCGGAAGCAAACATTGTAAATTTCTAA
- the LOC115973398 gene encoding uncharacterized protein LOC115973398: protein MDKSWMDAKKGSEEYFHGLDSFVEFASRTACQGKISCPCRNCRHRYIFDVEVVRDHLYSFGMVKNYRTWVFNGEFESTPTTTEGGSSRVHETLDQYGDFHGMLHDLHPMHDMAPDSMDEGPSVQQGPDGPSVQQPVEGPNDDAKKFYDRIQDVEKPLYEGCTKFSIFSAIVVLYHLKTLCGWTNKSFTLLLQVLQDMFPSDAKLPKDCYEAKKIITDLGLGYEKIHACPNDCMLYWKEKSNLDACPHCEVSRWKPPESPVADKTQASSSKSKKKAAKVLHWFPLKPRLQRLFLSSELATNMKWHAIGRTNDGVMRHPADSEAWKEFDDKHVEFASDPRNVRLGLAADGFNPYGNMSTTHSTWPVVLVPYNLPPWMCMKRSSLILSLVIPGPTSPGIAIDVYLQPLVEELRELWDVGVESFDASSNTRFQLRVALMWTINDFPAYADISGWSTKGFLACPCCMDDTESHYLKHGRKVCYMGHRRWLDNDHEFREDDINFDGTKEFRVAPVTPSGSKIMQQTEKLVGRCLGKKHQALYNKRKRGEDACVWKKRSILFTLPYWADQKLRHNIDVMHTEKNVTDNIMATLLDLDGKTKDTYQARLDLKAMGIRSELHLVHKGVDTVEMPAACYNMTTSEKDGFLQVLKDIRVPDGYSSNISRRVHLKERKISGLKSHDDHILMQQLLPIALRGSLPSQVTRPLIKLSCYFREICSKTLTVPDLENLEKDIAVTLCELEKIFPPSFFTIMVHVVMHLAREAKLGGPVHYRWMYPIERYLSRLKSYVRNKAAPEGSIAQGYIVEECLTFCSRYMHGIETIFTRPIRTVENSTGAVSYFTPSQTELIQAHRYILFNCADVGHFRNMHKHVIEDELGKARRRITDNVIHKHHMEKFCGWFRDLVMSMSDADRQKLSVTLSTIGACPYSRAKRMKHYVTNGLKFRTKDSEKNKKTQNSGVSVVTDGGVAYYGIVTDIIELNYSDKIRHVLFKCKWVDVLSSRGYKIDELGFPLVNFTRLIHVGDELMDEPYVLASEASQVFYVEDKRDKDWFVVVKTKARDVFDAGSGPLCEDDDGDTYCENVPYNISDNVASDNIGLARPDVQGTTIDAMVIEGNEKQDGDFIDDNDFIDDEVSNEEYSDDEYNDD from the exons ATGGATAAGAGTTGGATGGACGCTAAAAAGGGTTCTGAAGAATACTTCCATGGGCTTGACTCATTTGTGGAGTTTGCTTCTCGCACAGCATGTCAAGGGAAGATCTCATGTCCTTGTAGGAACTGTAGGCATAGATACATTTTTGATGTAGAGGTCGTGCGTGATCACCTGTACTCATTTGGGATGGTGAAGAATTATAGAACTTGGGTGTTTAATGGGGAATTTGAGTCTACACCGACCACTACTGAAGGTGGAAGTAGTCGTGTGCATGAGACTTTGGATCAATATGGCGATTTCCATGGGATGTTGCATGACTTACACCCTATGCATGATATGGCACCGGATTCAATGGACGAAGGTCCTAGTGTACAGCAAGGTCCAGATGGTCCTTCTGTGCAACAACCGGTTGAAGGTCCCAATGATGATGCAAAAAAGTTTTACGACCGAATACAAGATGTGGAGAAACCTTTATACGAAGGGTGTACAAAATTTAGCATATTCTCAGCCATTGTGGTTTTGTACCACTTAAAGACTCTTTGTGGTTGGACTAACAAATCGTTCACTTTGTTGCTTCAAGTCTTGCAAGATATGTTTCCTTCGGATGCTAAGTTGCCAAAAGATTGCTATGAGGCTAAGAAGATAATTAcggatttgggtttgggttatgagAAGATTCATGCTTGTCCTAATGACTGCATGCTTTATTGGAAGGAGAAGAGTAACCTTGATGCTTGCCCACATTGTGAGGTATCAAGATGGAAACCACCCGAGTCGCCTGTAGCTGATAAGACACAGGCTTCATCAAGCAAAAGCAAGAAGAAAGCTGCAAAGGTCCTACATTGGTTCCCTTTAAAGCCAAGATTGCAACGACTCTTTCTATCATCCGAACTAGCCACTAATATGAAATGGCATGCTATTGGTCGAACAAATGATGGGGTAATGAGGCATCCCGCTGATTCTGAAGCTTGGAAAGAATTTGATGATAAGCATGTAGAGTTCGCATCTGACCCCCGCAATGTTAGACTTGGGTTAGCAGCGGATGGGTTCAATCCGTATGGAAACATGAGTACCACGCATAGTACATGGCCGGTTGTGTTGGTTCCATACAACCTCCCTCCTTGGATGTGCATGAAAAGGTCTTCCTTGATCTTGTCACTTGTAATTCCTGGTCCTACCTCACCTGGGATTGCTATAGATGTGTACCTACAGCCCTTGGTAGAAGAATTGAGAGAGCTGTGGGATGTTGGAGTCGAATCATTTGACGCATCTTCTAATACTAGATTCCAATTGCGTGTAGCACTAATGTGGACCATAAATGATTTTCCTGCATACGCTGACATTTCCGGTTGGAGTACAAAGGGTTTTCTTGCATGTCCATGTTGCATGGATGATACCGAGTCCCACTACCTTAAACATGGCCGGAAAGTTTGTTACATGGGACATAGGCGATGGTTGGATAACGATCACGAGTTCCGTGAAGATGATATAAATTTTGATGGGACTAAGGAGTTTAGAGTGGCTCCAGTGACACCATCGGGCTCAAAGATCATGCAGCAAACAGAGAAGTTAGTTGGACGTTGTCTTGGGAAGAAACATCAGGCTCTTTATAACAAAAGAAAGAGGGGGGAGGATGCGTGTGTCTGGAAAAAGAGAAGCATTTTGTTCACCTTGCCCTATTGGGCTGATCAGAAGTTGCGTCACAATATTGATGTGATGCATACAGAGAAGAATGTGACTGATAATATAATGGCGACGTTGCTAGACTTGGATGGCAAGACAAAGGACACCTACCAGGCACGCCTTGACTTAAAGGCCATGGGTATACGGAGTGAACTTCATCTAGTCCATAAAGGGGTTGATACGGTTGAGATGCCAGCAGCTTGTTATAATATGACTACAAGTGAGAAAGACGGGTTCCTACAAGTTTTGAAGGATATAAGAGTGCCCGATGGGTATTCTTCGAATATCTCACGTCGTGTCCATCTCAAAGAACGCAAGATTTCTGGTTTAAAGAGCCATGATGACCACATCTTGATGCAACAACTCCTTCCAATAGCTTTGCGCGGATCATTGCCGTCACAAGTAACAAGGCCTTTGATCAAGTTATCATGTTATTTCCGTGAAATTTGTTCCAAAACATTGACTGTGCCAGATCTTGAAAACCTCGAGAAAGATATTGCAGTCACGTTGTGCGAATTGGAGAAGATATTTCCTCCatcatttttcacaattatgGTACATGTAGTCATGCATTTGGCAAGGGAAGCGAAGCTTGGTGGACCAGTTCATTATCGTTGGATGTATCCTATTGAGAG GTACCTATCTCGACTGAAGTCTTACGTACGAAATAAAGCCGCTCCAGAAGGATCTATAGCTCAGGGGTACATAGTTGAAGAGTGCTTAACATTCTGTTCAAGGTACATGCATGGCATTGAAACAATTTTCACGCGACCTATCAGAACGGTGGAAAATTCTACCGGTGCAGTGTCTTACTTCACACCAAGTCAAACGGAATTAATTCAAGCTCATCGTTACATTCTTTTCAATTGTGCCGACGTTGGACATTTTCGCAA TATGCACAAACATGTGATCGAGGATGAACTAGGAAAGGCCCGCCGTCGTATAACTGATAATGTCATTCATAAGCACCACATGGAGAAGTTTTGTGGCTGGTTTAGAGATCTT GTTATGTCCATGAGTGATGCTGACAGGCAGAAACTTAGCGTTACTCTTAGTACAATTGGTGCATGTCCCTATTCTAGAGCCAAGCGGATGAAGCACTATGTCACCAATGGTTTAAAATTTCGAACTAAAGATTCGGAGAAGAATAAGAAAACTCAAAACAGTGGAGTAAGTGTTGTGACTGACGGTGGCGTTGCTTACTATGGTATTGTAACAGATATTATTGAGTTGAATTATTCAGATAAAATAAGACATGTGCTATTCAAATGTAAATGGGTTGACGTTCTTAGTAGCCGGGGGTACAAGATTGATGAGTTAGGGTTTCCACTTGTGAATTTTACCCGCTTGATACATGTGGGGGATGAACTGATGGATGAGCCATATGTATTAGCATCTGAAGCTTCACAAGTGTTTTATGTAGAGGACAAGAGGGACAAAGATTGGTTTGTAGTTGTTAAAACTAAAGCAAGGGATGTGTTTGACGCGGGCAGTGGTCCCTTGTGtgaggatgatgatggtgataCTTATTGCGAAAATGTTCCCTACAATATCAGTGACAATGTGGCTTCTGACAACATTGGTTTGGCTCGACCTGATGTCCAAGGAACCACAATTGATGCAATGGTCATTGAGGGGAACGAGAAGCAAGATGGGGACTTCATAGATGATAATGACTTTATTGATGACGAAGTCAGCAATGAGGAGTATAGCGACGATGAGTACAACGACGATTAG